Proteins encoded within one genomic window of Thiothrix litoralis:
- a CDS encoding UDP-2,3-diacylglucosamine diphosphatase, whose product MVSWFIADLHLDTSRPAIIRLLITFLQQLKGRADALYILGDLFEYWVGDDALDSPAAAGFLPVVAELRELVDSGVALYFMHGNRDFLVGEQFAAATGCILLPEQHLMDLYGTPTLLLHGDTLCTDDVEYQQVRKLFRNPPWQQQFLALPLEARIRQAEAMRAQSRESMQGKAAAILDVNQQAVEAVFQQTGVSRIIHGHTHRPAVHDVALDGKMLQRVVLGDWHEDKGSFLRVDAEKMTLEF is encoded by the coding sequence ATGGTTAGCTGGTTTATTGCTGATTTACATCTTGATACCTCCCGCCCTGCCATCATTCGCTTGCTGATAACATTTCTGCAACAGCTCAAGGGTAGGGCAGATGCACTCTATATTCTGGGGGATCTGTTCGAGTACTGGGTGGGGGATGATGCGTTGGATAGCCCCGCTGCGGCTGGTTTTTTGCCGGTTGTCGCGGAGTTGCGCGAGCTGGTTGATAGCGGAGTCGCGCTGTATTTCATGCACGGCAACCGCGATTTTCTGGTAGGGGAGCAGTTTGCGGCAGCAACGGGCTGCATCTTGTTACCCGAACAGCACCTGATGGATTTATACGGCACCCCGACCCTGTTATTACACGGTGATACCTTGTGTACCGATGATGTGGAATACCAGCAAGTGCGCAAATTGTTCCGCAATCCGCCATGGCAGCAGCAATTTCTGGCCTTACCGCTGGAAGCGCGTATCCGTCAGGCGGAGGCGATGCGGGCGCAAAGCCGCGAGAGTATGCAGGGCAAGGCGGCAGCGATTCTGGACGTGAATCAGCAGGCGGTGGAGGCAGTTTTCCAACAGACGGGCGTTTCTCGCATCATCCACGGGCATACGCATCGCCCAGCGGTACACGATGTGGCGCTGGATGGCAAAATGCTGCAACGGGTAGTGCTAGGGGATTGGCATGAAGATAAAGGCAGTTTTTTGCGGGTGGATGCTGAAAAGATGACGCTAGAATTTTAA
- a CDS encoding proteasome-type protease yields MTYCVGVSLDAGLVLTSDSRTNAGIDNVSTYSKMYQCETTPDRFLVILSAGNLATTQAVIQQVKRDVHEGKPRNINNMAYLADVADYLGEILVNLIRKHNEQGGFIADATLVLGGQIKGREPNLYMIYPQGNYITSSSETPYLQIGESKYGKPVLDRFITRDASLEDAAICSLISMDSTMKSNASVGPPIEVLIYKRDQFTTPKHYKFDAEDPYLLAIRQEWAHHLNQAFRSMPRLEESQAQPNSYLRAL; encoded by the coding sequence ATGACATATTGTGTAGGCGTTTCTCTTGATGCAGGACTTGTCCTGACATCCGACTCCCGTACCAATGCGGGTATTGATAATGTCAGTACCTACAGCAAGATGTACCAATGTGAAACGACACCTGATCGTTTCCTGGTTATTCTGAGTGCGGGCAACCTCGCCACCACCCAGGCCGTGATCCAGCAGGTCAAGCGTGATGTTCACGAGGGCAAGCCCAGAAATATTAACAACATGGCTTATCTCGCCGATGTTGCGGATTACTTGGGTGAAATTCTGGTCAATCTCATTCGTAAACATAATGAGCAAGGCGGTTTTATTGCCGATGCCACTTTGGTTTTGGGTGGACAAATCAAAGGGCGCGAACCAAACCTTTACATGATTTATCCGCAGGGAAATTACATCACGTCTTCCAGTGAGACACCCTACCTGCAAATTGGCGAAAGCAAATACGGTAAACCAGTGCTCGACCGTTTCATTACCCGTGACGCCTCGCTGGAAGATGCCGCCATCTGCTCGCTGATTTCCATGGACTCCACCATGAAAAGTAACGCCAGCGTAGGGCCACCGATTGAAGTGCTGATCTACAAACGCGATCAGTTCACCACGCCCAAACATTACAAGTTTGATGCCGAAGACCCTTATCTACTGGCTATTCGTCAGGAATGGGCACATCACTTGAATCAAGCATTCCGCTCCATGCCACGTCTGGAAGAAAGTCAGGCGCAGCCGAACAGCTACTTACGCGCTCTCTGA
- a CDS encoding zinc-binding metallopeptidase family protein has product MRRFHCVCGHEVFFEDSKCSSCHSLLGFNPETLTMVVLNEDPTLRACALRNHPVGCNWMVAEDDDHEQCRSCRLTRTVPQQNIPINVQRWKVLEYAKRRLVYSFIMLGLPVVSREQDPDSGLAFDFLEDQRTNPLVKKRVVYTGHHNGLITLHVSEADDAYRVKTREQMNESYRTVLGHMRHEIGHYYWDKLIRDSVWYPRFRHMFGGEENYRESMDNYYAYGPVPNWEKRHISAYASAHPWEDWAETWAHYLHIMDTLETATDFEVIHRSTSHSRDFHLLMGEWRQLTLMMNALNRSMGQRDPYPFSLSRQVIVKLRFIHQLVAGSESA; this is encoded by the coding sequence ATGAGGCGTTTCCACTGTGTCTGCGGGCATGAAGTTTTTTTCGAGGACAGTAAGTGCTCCTCTTGCCATAGCCTGCTAGGGTTTAACCCCGAAACCTTGACAATGGTGGTGTTGAACGAAGATCCCACGCTGCGTGCTTGTGCACTCCGTAATCATCCTGTGGGCTGTAACTGGATGGTGGCTGAGGACGATGATCACGAACAATGCCGCTCTTGCCGTTTGACGCGTACCGTTCCCCAGCAAAATATCCCCATCAACGTTCAACGCTGGAAAGTGCTGGAATATGCTAAACGGCGTTTGGTGTATTCCTTCATTATGTTGGGCTTGCCGGTGGTGAGCCGGGAGCAAGACCCAGACTCAGGCTTGGCGTTTGATTTTCTGGAGGATCAGCGCACCAATCCTTTGGTGAAAAAAAGAGTGGTGTATACCGGGCATCATAATGGCTTGATTACTTTGCATGTTTCCGAGGCGGATGATGCCTATAGGGTGAAAACACGCGAGCAGATGAACGAAAGCTACCGTACTGTACTGGGGCATATGCGCCACGAAATCGGGCATTATTATTGGGATAAGCTGATACGGGATTCGGTGTGGTATCCGCGCTTTCGGCACATGTTCGGGGGCGAGGAAAACTACCGTGAGTCAATGGATAACTATTACGCTTACGGCCCCGTTCCCAATTGGGAGAAGCGCCATATCAGTGCTTATGCCAGCGCCCACCCGTGGGAGGATTGGGCGGAAACCTGGGCGCATTACCTGCATATCATGGATACGCTGGAAACCGCCACAGACTTTGAGGTGATCCATCGGAGCACGTCGCATTCCCGCGACTTCCACCTGTTGATGGGGGAGTGGCGGCAACTGACGCTGATGATGAATGCCCTGAACCGCAGCATGGGGCAGCGCGACCCCTACCCCTTCAGCCTGTCTCGACAGGTGATTGTGAAGCTGCGTTTCATCCACCAATTAGTGGCGGGTTCAGAGAGCGCGTAA
- a CDS encoding AAA family ATPase, with the protein MKIPYGESNFKKVITEGFVYLDKTDYIPQLEAAGSHLFLLRPRRFGKSLFLSMLEYYYDVAYQHEFDALFGKLYIGQQPAPLRSSYQVLFMDFSGIDTDAGHDAVLQRFTSKVDMHLQTFLRRYAYPDSYQDAIREKVTPADKMQQFVELLGEHKFLLLIDEYDHFANSILAADMKLFLRIMGKGGFVRSFYETLKTATQRGTLDRLFVTGVTPIMLDSMTSGFNIGQNLSLHEDFNEAIGFTKAEVARLLQPLVDTCSVELEQLLADVTRWYNGYRFNLKASETVYNANMVLYFAKNFDLRRCEYPDPMMDENIASDYGKIMGMFSIGNRDTNFAVLDELINTEEVTAQQRRKFEFDKGFDRDDFISLLAYMGFITLYRKTLAGETFVIPNYAIREFYFHYFKVELERRNQMSIPNHTLRLAVEKLALYADMQPLVDEMVRALQLLSNRDAKEAGWLAKKQEGLEQVQGYLQLPEIAALQNLAAWLLVTDGEQVEVVRVELDKVGNS; encoded by the coding sequence ATGAAAATCCCCTACGGCGAAAGCAATTTCAAGAAAGTCATCACCGAAGGTTTTGTCTACCTCGACAAGACTGATTACATTCCCCAGTTGGAAGCAGCAGGCAGCCATCTGTTTCTGCTGCGCCCGCGTCGTTTTGGCAAAAGCCTGTTCTTGTCCATGCTGGAATATTATTACGATGTGGCGTATCAGCACGAGTTCGATGCGTTGTTTGGCAAGCTGTACATCGGGCAACAGCCAGCACCACTGCGTAGCAGCTATCAAGTGCTGTTCATGGACTTTAGCGGTATTGATACCGATGCAGGGCATGATGCTGTTTTGCAGCGGTTTACCAGCAAGGTCGATATGCACTTGCAAACGTTTTTGCGCCGCTATGCTTACCCTGACAGTTATCAGGACGCTATTCGGGAAAAGGTAACTCCCGCCGACAAAATGCAGCAATTCGTGGAGTTATTGGGTGAACACAAATTTCTGCTGTTGATCGACGAATACGACCACTTTGCCAATAGCATTTTAGCAGCAGACATGAAGCTATTTCTGCGCATCATGGGCAAAGGTGGCTTCGTGCGTAGCTTTTACGAAACCCTCAAAACGGCTACGCAACGCGGCACCCTCGACCGCCTGTTTGTCACGGGCGTTACCCCCATCATGCTTGATAGTATGACCAGCGGGTTCAATATTGGGCAAAACCTGTCATTGCACGAAGATTTCAACGAAGCCATTGGTTTCACCAAGGCAGAAGTTGCCCGTCTGTTGCAGCCGTTAGTGGATACTTGTTCGGTGGAGTTGGAACAACTGCTGGCTGATGTGACCCGTTGGTACAACGGCTACCGCTTCAACCTCAAGGCATCGGAAACGGTCTACAATGCCAATATGGTGTTGTATTTTGCCAAGAATTTCGACCTGCGCCGCTGTGAATACCCCGATCCGATGATGGATGAAAACATCGCCTCGGATTACGGCAAAATCATGGGCATGTTCAGCATTGGCAACCGCGACACCAATTTTGCGGTGCTGGATGAGCTAATCAACACCGAAGAAGTGACCGCCCAACAACGCCGCAAATTCGAGTTTGACAAAGGTTTTGACCGTGACGATTTTATCAGCCTGTTGGCGTATATGGGGTTTATTACTCTGTACCGCAAAACGCTGGCGGGGGAAACTTTTGTCATCCCCAATTACGCGATTCGCGAATTCTACTTCCATTATTTCAAGGTGGAACTGGAGCGCCGTAACCAGATGAGTATTCCCAACCATACGCTGCGGCTGGCGGTGGAAAAGCTGGCGCTGTACGCCGATATGCAGCCGTTGGTGGATGAAATGGTGCGTGCCTTGCAACTGCTTTCCAACCGCGACGCAAAGGAAGCGGGTTGGTTAGCCAAAAAGCAGGAGGGGCTTGAGCAAGTGCAGGGTTATCTGCAATTGCCGGAGATTGCCGCGCTGCAAAACCTTGCCGCATGGCTACTGGTGACAGATGGTGAACAGGTGGAAGTTGTCCGGGTTGAGTTGGATAAGGTGGGGAACTCATGA
- the tnpC gene encoding IS66 family transposase, which yields MNELTITTDFTDIALPTDLATSQQLNRDLLTLVVALQARVKQLEAELTELKERLNDSSATSSNPPSRDTPEQRAQRERKPKSPLKRGGQPGHSKHERTLVEESRLDAIQHYYPEGCCRCGGHLVLETTPSQRHQVFDLPEVAYQVTEHRLYAGTCSCCGKRQVAELPEDIPSGQMGAGLISWITLMNGACRLSTRQIQLLLEEQWQLSFSSGAISEATAPVSRWLAPLYAQAGDAVRSSPVVNADETSHYRGREREWLWVMCSPQVVYFMTHYSRGKGAADELLGKFNGVLVTDQHGGYNHHPNERRQLCWAHIIRKFKKIAQRYGRAGILGKRLLRLARLIVHLHNRKLAGAYSDRLYRQRMDKLREAFRQTLVAGSGLRQAQHPDKPTKTANQCQRLRDDDLMLWTFLRHSGVPLTNNAAERAIRPYVIWRKTSFFSQSFRGDQFRPLILTIVETCKRLGISAYRIIRQACQQALAKKPVTVRLPIPPPQVLNPVTGLIAA from the coding sequence ATGAACGAGCTAACGATCACCACCGATTTTACTGATATTGCGTTGCCAACCGATTTGGCCACCTCCCAGCAGCTTAACCGTGATCTGCTGACGTTGGTGGTTGCGTTGCAGGCACGGGTAAAACAACTGGAAGCGGAACTGACAGAACTGAAAGAACGCCTGAATGACTCCTCCGCCACCTCCTCTAACCCCCCGTCACGTGACACGCCCGAACAACGCGCCCAACGCGAGCGCAAACCGAAAAGCCCGTTAAAACGCGGCGGTCAGCCAGGACACAGCAAACATGAACGCACCTTGGTGGAGGAATCACGCCTGGATGCTATCCAGCATTACTATCCCGAAGGCTGTTGCCGTTGTGGTGGTCATCTGGTGCTGGAAACCACGCCGAGCCAGCGTCATCAGGTATTTGACCTACCGGAAGTTGCTTATCAAGTAACGGAACACCGCCTGTATGCGGGTACGTGTAGTTGCTGCGGGAAACGTCAGGTAGCCGAGTTACCCGAAGACATCCCCAGCGGGCAGATGGGTGCTGGCTTGATCAGTTGGATCACCCTGATGAACGGGGCGTGCCGCCTGTCCACGCGGCAAATCCAGTTACTGCTGGAAGAACAATGGCAGTTATCCTTCAGTAGCGGTGCGATCAGTGAGGCTACTGCCCCCGTCAGCCGTTGGTTAGCACCCTTATATGCTCAGGCGGGTGATGCAGTGCGTAGCAGCCCGGTGGTAAACGCGGATGAAACCAGTCACTACCGTGGGCGCGAACGTGAATGGTTATGGGTGATGTGTTCGCCACAGGTGGTGTACTTCATGACGCATTACTCACGCGGCAAAGGTGCAGCGGACGAATTGCTGGGAAAATTCAATGGCGTACTCGTGACCGACCAGCACGGCGGCTATAATCACCACCCCAATGAACGACGGCAACTGTGCTGGGCGCACATTATCCGTAAGTTCAAAAAAATAGCACAACGTTACGGGCGTGCAGGCATCTTAGGGAAGCGTTTGCTGCGTCTGGCACGCCTGATTGTCCACTTGCATAACCGCAAGCTCGCAGGTGCTTACTCGGACAGGTTGTACCGGCAACGCATGGATAAACTCCGCGAAGCCTTCCGCCAGACATTGGTAGCAGGTAGCGGCTTACGTCAAGCACAACATCCTGATAAGCCGACTAAAACCGCCAACCAGTGCCAACGCTTACGGGATGATGACCTGATGTTATGGACATTTTTGCGTCATTCCGGTGTTCCTCTGACCAACAATGCTGCCGAACGGGCTATCCGCCCCTATGTCATCTGGCGTAAGACCAGCTTTTTTAGCCAATCTTTCCGAGGTGATCAATTCCGCCCGTTAATACTGACTATCGTGGAAACCTGCAAACGCCTAGGTATCAGCGCTTACCGAATTATCCGCCAAGCGTGTCAGCAGGCATTGGCTAAAAAGCCGGTGACGGTGCGTTTGCCTATTCCCCCTCCGCAAGTATTGAATCCGGTGACTGGACTTATTGCCGCTTAA
- a CDS encoding IS4 family transposase — MNWSSSELTDLDLGDKRLETRAAHILNAMLKAPQSSLPKACQSWSSTLATYRFFWNEAVSHDALMASHFEATECRIRQQDSKIILCIQDTTELDFNGQETEGLGRLSYDKQRGMYLHPTLCITPERLPLGITDTWMWSRGLSKAADQANPSIKESRRWIEGYERVAELAARCPGHRLIYTGDRESDFYDLLKRAQALDYPADLLIRAQHNRALGDDLKLWDAIEQQQALTRITFTKPRKQGEKARKVVQEIKVLRYTLRPKSKHPMLLTLVQAKEINPPAGKSPLIWRLVTNRCVETADAACELIDWYRARWEIEMFFDVLKVGCRVEKLQLDTKERIEKALALYIMVAWRIMFLMRLGRTCPELPAELVFDPLEWKVSFRLGKKALPDGIPTLNQVIRNLAELGGFLGRKCDGEPGAKSIWLGYSRVLDCIYGIQMASELGEGLICV, encoded by the coding sequence ATGAACTGGTCATCTAGCGAACTCACCGATCTTGATTTGGGAGACAAGCGCCTCGAAACACGCGCCGCCCATATTCTCAATGCCATGCTGAAAGCGCCCCAATCCAGCCTCCCCAAGGCTTGCCAGAGTTGGTCAAGTACCTTGGCGACGTACCGTTTCTTCTGGAATGAGGCGGTGAGCCATGATGCTTTGATGGCATCCCACTTTGAAGCGACAGAGTGCCGAATCCGTCAACAAGACTCGAAGATTATCCTGTGCATTCAAGACACCACCGAATTGGACTTCAATGGACAGGAAACCGAGGGCTTGGGGCGGTTATCCTACGATAAGCAACGCGGGATGTACCTGCATCCGACCTTGTGTATCACCCCGGAACGCCTGCCGTTGGGCATCACCGATACGTGGATGTGGTCACGGGGCTTGAGCAAAGCCGCCGACCAAGCGAACCCCAGCATCAAAGAAAGCCGTCGCTGGATCGAAGGGTATGAACGGGTAGCCGAACTGGCGGCACGCTGCCCCGGACACCGGCTCATCTATACGGGCGACCGTGAAAGCGACTTTTACGACTTGCTCAAACGGGCACAAGCCTTGGATTACCCGGCTGACCTGCTGATACGGGCGCAACATAACCGTGCCTTAGGAGATGACCTCAAACTGTGGGATGCCATTGAGCAACAACAGGCGTTGACCCGCATCACCTTTACCAAACCGCGCAAGCAGGGTGAAAAAGCCCGCAAAGTGGTACAGGAAATCAAGGTGTTACGTTATACCCTGCGTCCCAAGAGCAAGCACCCGATGCTATTGACCTTGGTTCAAGCCAAAGAAATCAACCCACCCGCCGGAAAATCGCCCCTCATTTGGCGTTTAGTCACCAACCGTTGTGTAGAGACCGCCGATGCCGCTTGTGAACTCATCGACTGGTATCGGGCGCGTTGGGAAATCGAAATGTTTTTTGATGTCCTGAAAGTTGGCTGTCGCGTCGAAAAACTGCAACTGGACACTAAAGAGCGCATCGAAAAAGCCCTCGCGCTCTACATCATGGTGGCCTGGCGGATTATGTTTCTGATGCGGTTGGGGCGTACCTGCCCAGAACTTCCGGCTGAGCTGGTGTTTGACCCGCTGGAATGGAAAGTATCCTTCCGGCTCGGCAAAAAAGCACTGCCCGATGGCATACCTACCCTCAATCAAGTGATCCGCAATCTGGCAGAACTGGGGGGCTTTCTGGGCAGAAAATGCGATGGCGAACCGGGAGCTAAAAGTATCTGGTTGGGCTACTCAAGGGTGCTGGACTGTATTTATGGGATTCAGATGGCTAGTGAATTGGGGGAAGGACTGATTTGTGTATAA
- a CDS encoding OmpA/MotB family protein: MQRKKKSHADESQWLSVSDLMSGLMMVFLFISIAMMQIVNKDKDTAVDEKKRIEQIVKAYQENKTAIYDALQQEFARDLKKWDAEIDRNNLTFTFKSPDILFAIGKDQLTPKFKEVLDDFFPRYLTVLTGAGAGAGAGAGAGAGGTIEQDGVKSFKSSITEIRIEGHTDSTWGTTGSTMTDKDIYYNNMDLSQGRTRSVLTYIYDMSGIAKQRPWMKAHIAAVGLSSSRPVFKESACNSPEENEPLTQSVCTEDLEKSRRVSFRILTNAEQQVQKILATF, encoded by the coding sequence ATGCAACGGAAAAAAAAATCACATGCAGATGAGTCACAATGGCTATCCGTCTCTGACCTCATGTCAGGTTTGATGATGGTATTTCTGTTTATCTCGATTGCCATGATGCAAATTGTCAATAAGGATAAAGACACAGCCGTTGATGAAAAGAAGCGCATTGAGCAAATCGTCAAAGCCTATCAAGAGAATAAAACAGCTATTTATGATGCACTGCAACAAGAATTCGCACGAGACTTAAAAAAATGGGATGCTGAAATTGATCGTAATAATCTTACCTTCACCTTTAAATCGCCTGACATATTGTTTGCGATAGGCAAAGACCAGTTAACACCCAAATTTAAAGAAGTTTTAGATGATTTCTTCCCACGCTATCTCACGGTGCTTACGGGTGCGGGTGCGGGTGCGGGTGCGGGTGCGGGTGCGGGTGCGGGTGGAACAATAGAACAGGATGGGGTGAAAAGCTTTAAAAGCTCAATCACTGAAATTCGTATCGAGGGTCATACCGATTCGACATGGGGCACAACGGGTTCTACGATGACTGATAAAGATATCTACTACAATAATATGGACTTATCCCAAGGAAGAACGCGATCTGTACTGACGTATATCTACGATATGTCGGGCATTGCCAAACAACGCCCATGGATGAAGGCACACATTGCAGCCGTTGGTTTATCATCATCGCGCCCCGTATTCAAAGAATCAGCGTGCAATAGTCCAGAGGAAAATGAACCCTTGACACAATCGGTTTGCACCGAGGATCTCGAAAAATCGCGACGAGTGTCATTTCGTATTTTGACCAACGCTGAACAGCAAGTGCAGAAAATACTGGCTACCTTCTGA
- a CDS encoding HNH endonuclease signature motif containing protein produces MSYKGVPAVEKNHAQGNKYHFAECTTLEEMRASGKYEHRYSANNNPDGHFEIFDNKGNNAKNIALMPCQNCLKHINYQGFADATSNEKRRILDHFSVIDLLSTYSTWFKNMPGIRPKTAGYTADWQDISLAFRRKKKFTCECCGVNLNDQRHLLHAHHINSDKRNNYEHNLKALCIDCHRKEHLHDHMLITCQVPIDHILSF; encoded by the coding sequence ATGAGTTATAAGGGCGTACCAGCCGTTGAAAAGAATCACGCTCAGGGCAATAAGTACCATTTTGCAGAGTGTACGACTTTGGAGGAGATGCGTGCTTCAGGTAAATATGAGCATCGCTATAGCGCTAACAATAACCCGGACGGTCATTTTGAAATTTTCGATAACAAAGGTAATAACGCCAAAAACATTGCTTTAATGCCTTGTCAGAACTGCCTCAAACATATTAACTACCAAGGTTTTGCTGATGCAACATCCAATGAAAAGCGTCGAATATTGGATCATTTCTCAGTCATTGATTTACTCTCGACCTATAGTACTTGGTTTAAAAATATGCCGGGTATTCGACCAAAAACAGCAGGCTATACTGCCGACTGGCAAGATATTTCTCTAGCTTTTCGTCGAAAAAAGAAATTCACCTGCGAATGCTGTGGCGTGAACCTCAATGACCAGCGTCATTTATTACACGCGCATCACATCAATAGTGATAAACGGAACAATTATGAGCATAACCTCAAGGCACTTTGTATTGACTGTCATCGTAAAGAACATTTACATGATCATATGCTGATTACATGTCAAGTCCCGATAGATCATATACTTTCTTTTTGA
- a CDS encoding IS481 family transposase — translation MKLHPEARTTPKLRSEIKASPLTQAELAKQYNVSRLTIRKWQNREEMTDKSHRPDTLHTTLTEVQEWLVVELRKTLLLSLDDLTHITKEYINAAASRSGIDRCLRRHGIANLAVMKRELYGEEPPPKKVFKDYEPGYIHIDIKYLPKMPDEKEHQYLYVAIDRASRMVCLAIYPDKAAASTADFLGKVEQRFPIKVQYVLTDNGKEFTDRFTRKGERDPTGKHKFDKACERIKAEHRLTKPRHPQTNGMVERFNGRISDLLQTTRFASSNELADAIKHYERLYNHCIPQKALGYKTPIQALKEWQKKKPDLFKKKVYDLSGLDM, via the coding sequence ATGAAACTGCATCCCGAAGCACGGACAACCCCGAAATTACGGAGTGAAATCAAGGCATCGCCGCTCACACAAGCAGAACTGGCGAAACAATACAATGTCAGCCGCCTGACGATCCGCAAATGGCAGAACCGTGAGGAGATGACCGACAAATCGCACCGTCCCGATACGCTGCACACCACGCTGACTGAGGTACAGGAATGGTTGGTGGTGGAGCTACGTAAGACCCTGCTGCTGTCGCTGGATGACCTGACCCACATCACCAAAGAATATATCAATGCCGCCGCCAGCCGTTCGGGTATAGACCGCTGCCTGCGTCGTCATGGGATCGCCAACCTGGCGGTAATGAAGCGGGAACTGTATGGCGAGGAGCCGCCACCGAAAAAGGTGTTCAAGGACTACGAACCCGGCTATATCCATATTGACATCAAATACTTGCCGAAGATGCCCGACGAAAAGGAACACCAATACCTGTATGTCGCCATCGACCGTGCCAGTCGTATGGTGTGCCTTGCCATTTACCCCGACAAAGCGGCTGCCAGTACAGCGGATTTTTTGGGTAAAGTAGAGCAGCGCTTCCCCATCAAGGTGCAATACGTGCTGACCGACAATGGGAAGGAATTCACCGACCGCTTTACCCGTAAAGGGGAACGTGACCCCACAGGCAAGCATAAATTCGACAAAGCCTGTGAGCGCATCAAGGCTGAACACCGCCTCACCAAGCCACGCCACCCCCAAACCAACGGCATGGTAGAACGCTTCAACGGACGTATCAGCGACTTGTTGCAAACCACCCGTTTCGCCTCATCCAATGAATTGGCTGACGCGATCAAACATTATGAACGGCTCTACAACCACTGCATTCCCCAGAAAGCACTGGGATACAAAACCCCTATTCAAGCACTCAAGGAATGGCAGAAAAAGAAGCCAGATTTATTCAAAAAGAAAGTATATGATCTATCGGGACTTGACATGTAA
- a CDS encoding DUF3368 domain-containing protein: MWQEVVNGGKDDAAACIVPTLDWLQRLPPVDVALDIQRWNLGAGESAVMHHARELAADRAILDDAAARRCARSINIAMTGTCGVIVLAKRRGLLPKAEPAFRQLQAAGLWLSEELIAALLQEAGG, from the coding sequence GTGTGGCAAGAAGTTGTCAATGGTGGCAAGGATGATGCCGCTGCCTGTATTGTTCCTACCTTGGATTGGTTGCAACGCTTACCCCCTGTAGACGTTGCACTGGACATCCAACGCTGGAATTTGGGGGCTGGTGAATCGGCTGTTATGCATCATGCCCGTGAATTGGCAGCAGACCGTGCCATTCTGGATGATGCCGCTGCTCGCCGTTGTGCGCGTAGCATCAATATTGCCATGACAGGTACATGTGGTGTGATTGTGTTGGCGAAGCGGCGCGGATTGCTGCCCAAGGCAGAACCCGCTTTTCGGCAATTGCAGGCAGCGGGGTTGTGGTTGTCGGAGGAGCTGATTGCGGCGCTGTTGCAGGAAGCAGGGGGGTAA